In Paenibacillus sp. FSL M7-0420, a single genomic region encodes these proteins:
- a CDS encoding glycoside hydrolase family 130 protein, whose amino-acid sequence MTQHVSAILQSAPFIRRYHGNPVLDAAKVPYPTALVFNAGVTKFNGKYVMIFRNDYGSLDDQTLEPHHTTDLGIAYSDDGLSWTAGPKPVFKMHDEEIIRAYDPRLTVLGGRCFMCFAVDTRHGIRGGIAVTDDLEHFEVLSLSTPDLRNMVLFPETIGGKYVRLERPFTVYSRGGRDRFDAWISESPDLVHWGNSSLLLAVEQVPFANDKVGPAAPPVRTDKGWLTTFHAVDVDPARGKHGWEDTWKKRYTAGIMLLDLEDPRKVIGMSRQPLLAPETDYEIGGGFRNHVIFPGGMILEDDGEVKIYYGSADTVECLATAHVDDLLRLCLESGE is encoded by the coding sequence TATCACGGCAATCCGGTGCTGGATGCAGCGAAGGTTCCTTACCCCACCGCACTGGTATTCAATGCCGGTGTAACGAAATTTAACGGCAAATATGTGATGATCTTCCGCAACGATTACGGCTCACTGGACGATCAGACGCTGGAGCCGCACCACACTACGGATCTCGGCATTGCTTACAGTGACGACGGTCTGAGCTGGACCGCCGGCCCGAAGCCGGTGTTCAAAATGCATGACGAGGAAATTATCCGCGCCTATGATCCGCGCCTGACCGTGCTCGGCGGCCGCTGTTTCATGTGTTTTGCCGTGGATACGCGCCATGGCATCCGCGGCGGCATTGCCGTTACCGATGATCTGGAACACTTCGAGGTGCTCAGCCTGTCTACACCGGACCTGCGCAATATGGTACTGTTCCCCGAGACCATCGGCGGCAAGTATGTCCGGCTGGAGCGTCCCTTTACGGTGTACAGCCGCGGCGGCCGGGACCGCTTCGATGCCTGGATCTCCGAGTCGCCGGACCTTGTGCATTGGGGCAACTCCAGCCTGCTGCTCGCTGTCGAGCAGGTGCCGTTTGCTAATGATAAGGTCGGTCCGGCTGCACCTCCGGTCCGGACAGACAAGGGCTGGCTGACCACCTTCCATGCGGTGGATGTGGACCCGGCCAGAGGCAAGCACGGCTGGGAGGACACCTGGAAGAAGCGCTATACCGCCGGAATTATGCTGCTGGATCTGGAGGACCCCCGCAAGGTGATCGGCATGAGCAGGCAGCCGCTGCTGGCACCGGAGACAGATTATGAGATTGGCGGGGGCTTCCGCAATCATGTGATTTTTCCCGGCGGGATGATTCTGGAGGATGACGGCGAGGTCAAAATCTATTACGGCTCTGCGGATACGGTAGAATGCCTGGCCACGGCCCATGTGGACGATCTGCTCCGGCTCTGTCTGGAGTCAGGGGAATAA
- a CDS encoding ROK family protein, translating to MLPIHEVIANPKAKEIYFTVRKHGTVSKQTLLDESGLTISTLTRILDELLSQELLVEVGFGESTGGRRPTLYETNPSYAYLLGLEISRTHAKLVLTDFHLRLLGEHTWSMDAGLTPELLMESIHRQGLQMLDAASVQLSRVAGLGIGAVGPLDRTAGVILNPARFPAEGWSQVHIKEQLEQRLGVPVYLDNGANTALLGEYWAGSNRMQQHLLYLHAGIGLRSAIMNDGRLLYGIIDTEGAVGQMIIDRAGVPPQIPGGNAGAWESYVSVRTLEGQAREAWRLGSSTSLRALAEHAEALEFVHLLEALQERDPVMVRLFDEMAVACGIGLANLINILHPEEVILGGPLFLAADFYETATRIALERTYYRGQYNVRFTRSSLGEHAVATGACALVLHQLTS from the coding sequence GTGCTGCCTATTCATGAAGTCATCGCCAATCCCAAAGCCAAAGAGATCTATTTCACGGTCAGAAAACACGGTACCGTCTCCAAGCAGACCCTGCTGGACGAAAGCGGACTGACCATAAGCACGTTAACACGCATCCTGGATGAACTGTTGTCCCAGGAGCTTCTGGTTGAGGTCGGCTTCGGCGAATCCACCGGAGGACGCCGCCCTACCCTTTATGAGACGAATCCGTCATACGCTTATCTGCTCGGACTGGAGATCTCCCGGACCCATGCTAAGCTTGTGCTGACAGACTTTCATCTGCGCTTGCTGGGCGAGCATACCTGGAGCATGGATGCAGGGCTTACCCCCGAGCTTCTCATGGAGTCGATTCATAGACAAGGCTTACAGATGCTTGACGCAGCCTCTGTCCAGCTCAGCCGGGTCGCCGGTCTTGGCATCGGCGCGGTTGGTCCGCTGGATCGTACAGCCGGAGTCATCCTGAATCCGGCCCGCTTTCCTGCAGAGGGCTGGTCACAAGTACATATTAAGGAACAGCTGGAGCAGCGCCTGGGGGTGCCTGTCTATCTGGATAATGGAGCTAATACGGCACTGCTCGGCGAGTATTGGGCCGGCAGCAACCGGATGCAGCAGCACCTTCTCTATCTCCATGCCGGAATCGGCCTGCGCTCCGCTATTATGAACGATGGGCGGCTGCTCTACGGCATAATCGATACCGAGGGAGCGGTCGGGCAGATGATCATTGACCGCGCGGGAGTGCCGCCGCAGATCCCCGGCGGTAATGCCGGGGCCTGGGAGAGCTATGTGTCGGTGCGGACGCTGGAGGGGCAGGCCCGCGAGGCCTGGCGGCTGGGCAGCAGCACAAGCCTCCGTGCTCTGGCAGAGCATGCGGAGGCTTTAGAATTCGTCCATCTGCTGGAAGCGCTCCAGGAGCGCGATCCAGTGATGGTCAGGTTATTCGATGAGATGGCGGTAGCCTGCGGCATCGGGCTGGCGAACCTGATCAATATTTTGCATCCCGAGGAGGTTATTCTCGGCGGCCCGCTGTTCCTAGCGGCAGATTTCTACGAGACAGCCACGCGGATCGCCCTGGAGCGGACCTACTACCGCGGACAATATAACGTCCGCTTCACCCGGAGCAGCCTGGGCGAGCACGCAGTTGCAACAGGCGCATGCGCGCTGGTGCTGCACCAGTTGACGAGCTGA
- a CDS encoding CBS domain-containing protein yields MKAHEFMVRQVYKVKQEDTVRTFIEKCIAHRISGMPVVNDRNEIVAYLSDGDIMRYIGRHEDLIVDSFFQINVFVGDNDLFEERAQKLLGLNVMAIAKKKVITVHAEEDIEAIATILGKKQIKKVPVERNRVLVGIISRGDVIRHSFKALL; encoded by the coding sequence ATGAAAGCCCATGAATTCATGGTCCGTCAGGTGTATAAGGTGAAGCAGGAAGACACCGTACGGACTTTTATTGAGAAATGTATTGCCCACCGGATCAGCGGCATGCCTGTCGTGAATGACCGGAATGAGATTGTCGCCTACCTCAGCGACGGGGATATTATGCGCTATATCGGCAGGCATGAGGATCTGATTGTGGATTCTTTTTTCCAGATTAATGTGTTCGTCGGGGATAATGATCTGTTCGAGGAACGGGCGCAGAAGCTGCTGGGTCTGAACGTAATGGCTATCGCCAAGAAGAAGGTTATCACTGTGCATGCCGAAGAAGATATTGAAGCCATCGCCACCATCCTCGGCAAAAAGCAGATCAAAAAGGTTCCCGTTGAACGGAACCGTGTGCTGGTCGGCATCATCAGCCGCGGCGATGTGATCCGCCATTCCTTCAAGGCGCTGCTCTAG
- a CDS encoding MarR family winged helix-turn-helix transcriptional regulator, translated as MDKHSIETIELEMAVLFRRLTSITTFKKIGNLDRAAYLLLHHIASREGTAGIKAISDEFQLDISTVSRQAASLESKGYITRVPDPVDGRAYSLQITETGQASLEENRQVRQEMIEQLLKGWSEEEGQLFGELLRKFNATFLEEG; from the coding sequence ATGGACAAACATTCAATTGAGACAATAGAGCTGGAAATGGCGGTTCTGTTCCGCCGTCTCACTTCAATTACTACGTTCAAAAAAATCGGCAATCTGGATCGTGCGGCCTACCTGCTGCTGCATCACATTGCATCTCGTGAAGGAACTGCCGGGATCAAGGCAATCTCCGATGAGTTTCAGCTGGATATTTCTACGGTCAGCCGGCAGGCTGCCTCACTGGAGAGTAAGGGGTACATCACCCGGGTACCGGACCCTGTGGACGGGCGGGCTTATTCGCTGCAGATTACGGAGACGGGCCAAGCGAGTCTGGAGGAGAACCGGCAGGTCCGGCAGGAGATGATCGAACAACTGCTAAAGGGCTGGTCGGAGGAGGAGGGACAGCTGTTCGGGGAGCTGCTGCGGAAGTTCAATGCAACTTTTCTGGAAGAGGGCTGA
- a CDS encoding amidase, translating to MSLSAYSGYDALGLAALVKAREVSARELVEAAYARMDEVNPLLNAVVRTRREAALKEAAEMPLDYGAGDTPRPFAGVPFLLKDISQAIGGEPLTSGALLMKDNVAKRDSNYVARIRRGGFIPLGHTNTPEFGLKNITEPLLHGPARNPWNPACSPGGSSGGAAAAVAAGIVPAAGASDGGGSIRIPASFTGLFGLKPTRGRTPVGPGIGRQWQGASIDFALTRSVRDSAAMLDLLQVVQPEAAFQTPLYPGVYLDDLLKPAQRKLRIAFTTASPVGTPVSAEAVEAVLKTVKWLESEGYEVEEKLSPVNGVRLMDNYYTMNAGEVSAMFLSLESAMGRAIKAEEVDIVTWVLAEAGKQVSAAEFVHSLHEWDVAAAQMAALMDRFDLYITPANADSAPKVGELTQTTAETEELMQVSGLPKDAQRRMIYEMFEPSLTYTPFTQLANLTGQPAMSVPVHLTAEGMPIGVQVMASKGREDLLLQLAACLEQSPLWVGMSGNAGFA from the coding sequence ATGTCGTTGTCTGCTTATTCCGGTTATGATGCGCTGGGGCTTGCCGCCCTAGTTAAGGCACGGGAGGTCTCGGCGCGTGAGCTTGTGGAAGCCGCCTATGCCCGGATGGATGAGGTGAATCCGCTGCTGAATGCGGTGGTGCGCACCCGCCGGGAGGCCGCACTGAAGGAGGCTGCGGAGATGCCCCTTGATTACGGGGCCGGGGATACCCCCCGTCCGTTCGCCGGCGTCCCCTTCCTGCTGAAGGATATCTCGCAGGCGATTGGCGGCGAACCGCTGACCTCGGGCGCTCTGCTGATGAAGGACAATGTCGCGAAGCGGGACTCTAACTATGTGGCCCGTATCCGGCGCGGCGGCTTCATTCCGCTGGGCCATACGAATACGCCGGAATTCGGGCTCAAAAATATCACCGAGCCCCTGCTCCACGGCCCGGCCCGCAACCCCTGGAACCCCGCCTGTTCACCCGGCGGCTCCAGTGGCGGTGCGGCGGCAGCGGTTGCCGCCGGGATCGTCCCGGCCGCCGGAGCCAGTGACGGCGGCGGCTCCATCCGCATACCGGCCTCGTTCACCGGCCTGTTCGGGCTGAAGCCGACGCGCGGGCGCACGCCGGTCGGCCCGGGGATCGGCCGCCAGTGGCAGGGCGCGTCGATTGATTTTGCGCTGACGCGCTCTGTGCGGGACAGCGCCGCGATGCTGGATCTGCTGCAGGTGGTGCAGCCGGAAGCGGCTTTTCAGACGCCGCTGTATCCGGGCGTCTACCTGGACGATCTGCTGAAGCCTGCACAGCGGAAGCTGCGGATCGCCTTCACCACCGCTTCGCCGGTGGGAACACCGGTATCCGCTGAGGCGGTAGAGGCCGTGCTGAAGACGGTCAAGTGGCTGGAGTCCGAGGGCTATGAGGTGGAAGAGAAGCTGAGCCCGGTCAACGGGGTGCGGCTGATGGACAACTACTATACGATGAACGCCGGGGAAGTATCCGCCATGTTCCTGTCGCTTGAGAGCGCCATGGGCCGTGCAATTAAGGCAGAGGAAGTGGATATTGTCACCTGGGTGCTGGCCGAAGCCGGGAAGCAGGTCTCGGCGGCAGAATTCGTGCACAGTCTGCACGAATGGGATGTAGCCGCTGCGCAAATGGCCGCGCTGATGGACCGCTTCGATCTGTATATTACTCCGGCTAATGCCGACTCCGCCCCGAAGGTCGGAGAGCTGACCCAGACCACGGCGGAGACAGAGGAGCTGATGCAGGTCAGCGGGCTGCCGAAGGATGCACAGCGGCGGATGATCTATGAGATGTTCGAGCCGAGCCTGACCTACACGCCCTTCACCCAGCTCGCCAACCTGACCGGCCAGCCCGCCATGAGCGTGCCGGTGCATCTTACGGCCGAAGGAATGCCGATCGGCGTCCAGGTCATGGCCTCCAAAGGGCGCGAGGACCTGCTGCTCCAGCTCGCCGCTTGTCTGGAGCAATCCCCGCTGTGGGTGGGGATGAGCGGGAATGCAGGCTTTGCTTGA
- a CDS encoding LOG family protein, whose protein sequence is MKSIAVFCGSSEGASPVYKESAILLGKELAARNITLIYGGATVGLMGAIADSVMQAGGQVIGVLPHFLKQREIEHTRLTELIMVDSMHERKLKMSELADGFIAMPGGPGTMEEYFEIFTWAQLGLHQKPCGLLNVNHYYDPLITLFSNMAREQFMQEKHHSIMLNATTPEGILQQFAEYTPPPVKQYLTDERT, encoded by the coding sequence ATGAAGAGTATCGCAGTGTTCTGCGGTTCCAGTGAAGGGGCTTCGCCCGTTTACAAGGAATCCGCTATTCTACTCGGCAAGGAGCTTGCCGCACGTAATATTACGCTGATCTATGGCGGAGCTACTGTAGGCTTGATGGGTGCTATTGCAGATAGTGTGATGCAGGCCGGAGGTCAGGTGATCGGGGTGCTGCCGCATTTTCTGAAGCAAAGGGAGATCGAGCACACCCGTCTGACGGAGCTGATCATGGTAGACTCTATGCACGAACGGAAGCTTAAGATGTCTGAGCTGGCGGACGGATTCATTGCTATGCCGGGCGGCCCGGGCACGATGGAGGAGTATTTCGAGATCTTCACCTGGGCGCAGCTCGGCCTGCATCAGAAGCCCTGCGGACTGCTTAATGTGAACCATTATTATGATCCGCTGATTACCCTGTTCAGCAACATGGCCCGGGAACAATTCATGCAGGAGAAGCATCATTCCATCATGCTGAACGCTACCACGCCGGAGGGCATTCTGCAGCAGTTCGCAGAGTACACGCCGCCTCCAGTGAAACAATATCTTACAGATGAGCGCACTTGA
- the tyrS gene encoding tyrosine--tRNA ligase: MNIIDELLWRDAINQQTDADGLRELTESKAVSLYCGVDPTGNSMHIGHLIPFMMLRRFQLAGHRPVILIGGATGTIGDPSGRQSERSLQTMEQVQENVEALSAQMKKLFITDGDNQVRMVNNYDWTKDMNVIDFLRDFGKNFSINTMLAKDVVASRLDSGISFTEFAYQILQSIDYLHLYQNEDVQLQIGGSDQWGNITSGLDLIRKKEGNEAKAFGLTIPLMLKADGTKFGKTAGGAIWLDPKQTTPYEFYQFWANTDDRDVVKYLKYFTFLSKEEIEALEEKVATEPHKREAQKALAEEMTRFVHSEELLEQAKRISAALFSGDIRSLTADEIEEGFKEMPTFTAGTETKNIVDWLVDLGVEPSKRQAREDITKGAISINGERVNELETEITADDAIGGKFIIVRKGKKNYSLVKLV, from the coding sequence TTGAACATTATCGACGAGCTATTGTGGCGCGATGCCATTAACCAGCAGACAGATGCGGACGGACTGCGTGAATTGACGGAGAGTAAGGCGGTATCGCTGTATTGCGGCGTGGACCCGACAGGCAACAGTATGCATATCGGCCACCTGATTCCATTCATGATGCTGCGGCGCTTCCAGCTGGCCGGTCACCGTCCGGTGATTCTGATCGGGGGGGCTACGGGAACGATCGGCGATCCGAGCGGACGCCAGAGTGAGCGCTCTTTGCAGACGATGGAGCAAGTGCAGGAGAATGTGGAGGCGCTGAGCGCCCAGATGAAGAAGCTGTTCATTACCGATGGCGACAATCAGGTGCGGATGGTAAACAACTACGACTGGACCAAGGATATGAACGTCATTGATTTCCTGCGTGATTTCGGCAAAAACTTCAGCATCAACACGATGCTCGCCAAGGATGTAGTCGCCAGCCGCCTGGACAGCGGCATCTCGTTCACGGAGTTCGCTTACCAGATTCTGCAGTCCATTGACTACCTGCATCTGTACCAGAATGAGGATGTGCAGCTCCAGATCGGCGGCTCGGACCAATGGGGGAATATTACGAGTGGCCTCGATCTGATCCGTAAAAAAGAAGGCAACGAAGCCAAAGCCTTCGGCCTGACCATTCCGCTCATGCTGAAAGCAGACGGTACGAAGTTCGGTAAAACCGCCGGCGGCGCCATCTGGCTCGATCCGAAGCAGACCACCCCTTATGAGTTCTACCAGTTCTGGGCGAACACTGATGACCGTGATGTGGTTAAGTACCTGAAGTACTTCACCTTCCTGAGCAAGGAAGAGATTGAGGCGCTTGAGGAGAAGGTAGCCACAGAGCCGCATAAACGCGAAGCGCAAAAAGCGCTGGCCGAGGAAATGACCCGCTTCGTGCACAGCGAGGAGCTGCTGGAGCAGGCTAAACGCATCAGCGCGGCACTGTTCAGCGGCGATATCCGCTCCCTGACTGCGGACGAAATTGAGGAAGGCTTCAAGGAAATGCCGACCTTCACAGCGGGCACTGAGACCAAGAACATTGTAGACTGGCTCGTGGACCTGGGAGTGGAGCCGTCCAAACGCCAGGCGCGCGAGGATATTACTAAGGGCGCAATCTCGATCAACGGGGAGCGTGTGAATGAGCTGGAGACGGAGATAACAGCTGACGATGCCATCGGCGGCAAGTTCATCATCGTCCGCAAGGGCAAGAAGAATTACAGCCTGGTGAAGCTGGTCTAA
- a CDS encoding YfbM family protein encodes MAIRGYYFAMDDELVQQIAAGSTPLASLNIDKYPGLDIDRTWEAIHYLLCGDISDGPAPLGYVVPLHSDQGIEFGSYGAFCLRAGQVAEALDAISGLDEAQLRQQYDFRTMAEEEVYPLDPDTVSDDDADAFFAYLLQFFTEIQGFYSQTAAAGKGIVFYLF; translated from the coding sequence ATGGCGATACGCGGATATTACTTTGCAATGGATGATGAACTGGTGCAGCAAATTGCCGCAGGCAGCACCCCGCTGGCGAGCTTGAACATAGACAAGTACCCGGGGCTGGATATCGACCGTACCTGGGAGGCGATTCACTACCTGCTCTGCGGTGATATATCGGATGGGCCAGCGCCGCTCGGATATGTGGTCCCGCTGCATTCAGACCAAGGTATTGAGTTCGGGTCATACGGGGCATTCTGCCTGCGTGCCGGACAAGTGGCCGAAGCGCTTGACGCCATCTCCGGACTAGATGAAGCGCAGCTGCGCCAGCAATATGATTTCCGGACCATGGCCGAGGAGGAGGTCTACCCGCTGGACCCTGATACGGTGTCTGACGATGACGCGGATGCGTTCTTTGCCTACCTGCTCCAGTTCTTCACCGAGATCCAGGGGTTCTACAGCCAGACTGCCGCTGCTGGTAAAGGTATTGTTTTCTATTTGTTTTGA
- a CDS encoding FIST signal transduction protein gives MIAVSFNTLDGARNYLEELDVNRGLVLFAAAAAVRELSPHAPSRAVLCSTKGEYTPQGYRSGVITGFEYEAGIADIVEILHPPVLSSSTLEIAYRKVCGNPNAFLMLLCDGTGGMEEMLLSSLYFMDPQFKVIGGSAADDERGETYLYIGTRRVRNLGIYFNMPARTALVKENIYVPAGKTLLVTEADVFGRRVYSFNGRPAAGEYACVLGVPEKELAEHFLSSPLGKRYEDDLIIASPKAVHPDGSVTFYSQMMSSTYVELLSSADPLAVLEETLGGSPFKPSFVLNINCTLRDQLFTRDGLWGAFDQRMLGFCGNTTGFISYGEQYYTKHANQTMILLLVE, from the coding sequence ATGATAGCTGTATCTTTTAACACCTTGGATGGGGCCAGGAACTATCTGGAGGAGCTGGATGTGAACCGTGGACTGGTGCTGTTCGCTGCGGCTGCGGCTGTCCGGGAATTATCCCCTCATGCGCCTTCGCGGGCTGTATTGTGCTCAACCAAGGGGGAATATACTCCGCAGGGCTACCGCAGTGGCGTAATTACAGGTTTTGAATACGAAGCCGGTATAGCAGATATTGTGGAGATTCTGCATCCTCCCGTGCTTAGCTCAAGTACGCTGGAGATTGCTTACCGCAAGGTCTGCGGCAATCCGAATGCTTTTCTGATGCTGCTCTGTGACGGCACAGGCGGAATGGAAGAGATGCTGCTCTCCTCGCTGTACTTCATGGACCCGCAATTCAAGGTGATTGGCGGCAGTGCGGCTGATGATGAACGCGGCGAGACTTACCTCTATATAGGAACCCGCCGGGTGCGGAACCTGGGGATTTATTTCAATATGCCTGCCCGCACAGCCCTGGTCAAAGAGAATATATATGTCCCGGCCGGGAAGACGCTGCTGGTGACAGAAGCCGATGTGTTCGGCAGAAGGGTGTATTCCTTCAACGGGCGGCCTGCGGCCGGGGAATATGCGTGTGTCCTGGGCGTGCCGGAGAAGGAGCTGGCAGAGCATTTTCTGAGCAGCCCGCTGGGCAAAAGATACGAGGATGATCTGATCATAGCCTCCCCGAAGGCGGTTCATCCGGACGGCTCTGTCACCTTTTACAGCCAGATGATGTCTAGTACTTATGTGGAGCTGCTGAGTTCAGCCGATCCGCTGGCAGTGCTGGAGGAGACGCTCGGCGGCAGTCCGTTCAAGCCTTCGTTTGTCCTCAATATTAACTGTACGCTTCGGGACCAGCTGTTTACACGGGACGGTCTTTGGGGAGCTTTTGACCAGAGGATGCTTGGGTTCTGCGGCAACACTACAGGCTTCATCAGCTATGGAGAGCAATATTATACTAAGCATGCCAATCAGACCATGATTCTGCTGCTGGTTGAATAA
- a CDS encoding methyl-accepting chemotaxis protein produces MAERVIAAKDTVASTETVIAQGKVAVEETGASTPVPHSGKDSVEPSAHASGTASYGEHAYALAEQIRLETGAILKEEARLVEDFEALRAGGGEMIGQIAGTQRLLEHLKANNGQTEDLINEMYGSLSYSSNKIEFAKEANIQISAEMQKASEVFTEFVALNEDLREHFHSIEQLAKIITDIAEQTNLLSLNAAIEAARAGEHGRGFAVVSTEIRKLADGTRSHVKEIMGSLSGMTRVMEQIHSKSGDGMLAMNETTAKIGESTVYMNEIVVAEEQVFEHLEKIQESQESSMEDVEQINSDLLRILEKSGQDTDQFRKLVLTVQKKADHYQQLLNHLHQIGLLQQAEKAEKTGE; encoded by the coding sequence ATGGCAGAGCGTGTGATCGCAGCTAAGGATACAGTTGCATCAACAGAAACGGTTATAGCACAGGGAAAAGTCGCAGTAGAGGAAACGGGTGCTAGCACACCTGTACCTCACAGCGGTAAAGATAGCGTAGAACCGTCTGCACACGCTTCAGGCACGGCGTCTTACGGCGAACATGCCTATGCCCTGGCGGAGCAGATCCGCCTTGAGACTGGAGCTATCCTGAAGGAAGAGGCCCGGCTGGTGGAGGACTTCGAGGCCTTACGGGCAGGCGGCGGGGAGATGATCGGCCAAATCGCCGGGACTCAGCGGCTCCTGGAGCATTTGAAGGCTAACAACGGACAGACTGAAGATCTGATTAATGAAATGTACGGCAGCCTGTCCTATTCCTCCAACAAGATCGAATTTGCCAAGGAAGCCAATATCCAGATCTCTGCGGAAATGCAGAAGGCCTCGGAGGTGTTCACTGAATTCGTAGCGCTGAATGAGGATCTGCGGGAGCATTTCCACAGCATTGAGCAGCTGGCCAAGATCATCACGGATATTGCCGAGCAGACGAATCTGCTCTCGCTGAATGCGGCGATTGAGGCGGCGCGGGCTGGTGAGCATGGACGCGGCTTCGCCGTTGTCTCTACGGAGATCCGTAAGCTTGCTGACGGTACCCGCAGCCATGTGAAGGAGATTATGGGTTCACTCTCAGGAATGACCCGCGTCATGGAGCAGATCCATAGCAAGTCCGGGGACGGGATGCTCGCGATGAACGAGACCACGGCGAAGATCGGTGAGTCCACCGTATATATGAATGAAATCGTAGTCGCCGAGGAGCAGGTCTTCGAGCATCTGGAGAAAATCCAGGAGTCCCAGGAGAGCAGCATGGAGGATGTGGAGCAGATCAACAGCGACCTGCTGCGCATTCTGGAAAAATCGGGCCAGGACACAGACCAGTTCCGTAAGCTGGTTCTTACCGTCCAGAAGAAGGCCGACCATTACCAGCAACTGCTGAATCATCTGCATCAGATCGGGCTGCTCCAGCAGGCGGAAAAAGCAGAGAAGACTGGCGAATAA